Within the Meiothermus sp. CFH 77666 genome, the region GCGCACAATTACTTCTCTGGCTCGAGCCTTGTACCAGTCCTCGAGCATCTCCCGTACTTCTTTGCTCTGCATAGAGGAAGCATTGGCCTGCACATGCAATACATTGCCCTTGAGGGCCACTGCTGCTTTGGGCCTGGTTTTGGCGGGTGCAAAGTTGAAATCAAATAACTCGGGCTGCATCGAGGAACCGGGCTTGTGACGCCCCCGCCTGGGGCGAGGGTCGGCACCCTCGGACTGGATTTGTAGGCTGACCCGGCGGCCCAAATACAAAAACTCCTCCCCACTCACAAATCGCTTGCGCGGCCCTGAACGGCTCTTGAATTCGGTGTATTTTTCCGCAATCCAGCGGGCTTTGGTGTTCACCAGCGCAAAGACCTGTTCCAGGGGCATTCGGCGGGGTGCGGCAACCCGCACTCCCTGCACATCAATGGTGATGCCCACCGTCCGGCGGCGGGTACTGCGGCGGATGGTATAGCGGATGGTTTTGTTCTGGTAGTAAAGC harbors:
- a CDS encoding SprT family zinc-dependent metalloprotease is translated as MPDTEKATLYYQNKTIRYTIRRSTRRRTVGITIDVQGVRVAAPRRMPLEQVFALVNTKARWIAEKYTEFKSRSGPRKRFVSGEEFLYLGRRVSLQIQSEGADPRPRRGRHKPGSSMQPELFDFNFAPAKTRPKAAVALKGNVLHVQANASSMQSKEVREMLEDWYKARAREVIVRRVQHYADQLGWRMPTVLIRNQKKRWGSCNAKGELRFNWRLVMLPLRVLDYVVVHEMAHLKVLNHSPRFWALVEQIMPDYKARHQALHELGLGLYW